The following coding sequences are from one Stigmatopora nigra isolate UIUO_SnigA chromosome 12, RoL_Snig_1.1, whole genome shotgun sequence window:
- the LOC144205742 gene encoding calcium homeostasis modulator protein 2-like, producing MAAYALVTENFKFASLFFKSKDVMIFNGMIALGTVASQTAYNVFAFDCPCSPGRNYYYGIAAIGAPALAFFIVGVMLNKRTWDLVSECRLRRFRKLSTAAAFAVLGSVIGRAVVAPLTWTILSLLQGLAYTCALSEFIDPSSLWGLPPDSKIEDMAMFPCKESVRAELQGFWAEIDRRLKYESQLIGWLVVAGTSLVVFMVMCMRHCSSPLGYQQEEYWSKYRSNEKTLFHRTAAVHAQVMAAKYVESFFGFVALEKDEKEHIVEHKAAASPICSKEWNRVTGVYLYREKNGVPLYSRLNKWATYSAENNVEGFDKEMDVFDSFIT from the exons ATGGCTGCGTATGCCCTTGTCACTGAGAACTTTAAGTTTGCATCACTCTTTTTCAAGAGTAAAGATGTGATGATCTTTAATGGAATGATTGCTCTGGGGACTGTGGCAAGCCAGACTGCGTACAACGTTTTTGCCTTTGATTGTCCATGTTCCCCTGGAAGGAATTACTACTACGGGATAGCTGCCATCGGGGCGCCTGCTTTGGCATTTTTTATTGTCGGAGTAATGTTAAATAAACGAACTTGGGACCTAGTCTCGGAATGTCGCCTTAGGAGATTCCGTAAACTATCAACTGCAGCAGCATTTGCAGTATTGGGAAGTGTCATAGGTCGAGCCGTGGTGGCTCCTCTGACTTGGACTATTCTATCTCTGCTTCAGGGTCTGGCATACACATGTGCTTTAAGTGAGTTTATTGATCCCAGCAGTTTGTGGGGCTTACCACCAGATTCTAAAATAGAGGACATGGCAATGTTCCCTTGCAAGGAGAGTGTCAGAGCAGAGCTGCAAGGCTTTTGGGCAGAAATTGACCGGCGTCTGAAATATGAGTCGCAG cttaTAGGATGGCTGGTGGTGGCTGGAACGTCTCTGGTGGTCTTCATGGTAATGTGCATGAGACATTGTTCATCACCTCTTGGCTACCAGCAAGAGGAATACTGGTCCAAATATCGATCGAATGAAAAGACCCTCTTCCATCGAACAGCCGCTGTCCATGCCCAAGTCATGGCTGCAAAGTATGTTGAGAGCTTCTTCGGTTTTGTGGCTTTGGAGAAGGATGAGAAGGAACATATTGTGGAACACAAGGCTGCAGCCAGTCCCATCTGCAGCAAAGAGTGGAACAGAGTGACTGGTGTATACCTTTACCGAGAGAAAAATGGAGTCCCTCTATACAGTAGACTCAATAAATGGGCTACATACAGCGCCGAGAACAATGTGGAGGGTTTTGATAAAGAAATGgatgtatttgacagttttattACTTAG